One Thomasclavelia spiroformis DSM 1552 DNA window includes the following coding sequences:
- the ftsE gene encoding cell division ATP-binding protein FtsE has protein sequence MIKLTNVTKIYKTGVRALNNMNLTIEPGEFVYVIGSTGAGKSTFIKLLYREEKATTGKVEVVGQDVSKIKNSKVPYFRRNIGVVFQNFRLLPKKTVFENVAFALEVIDTPRVEIRRRVRATLELVGLEDKVNSFPHELSGGQQQRVAIARAIVNRPKVLIADEPTGNLDPETSKEIISLLERINEKQNTTVLVVTHDSKIVQEHKKRTILIEDGCVNADTSLGGYEI, from the coding sequence ATGATAAAACTTACGAATGTAACAAAAATATATAAAACTGGAGTAAGAGCATTAAATAATATGAATCTTACAATTGAACCAGGCGAATTTGTGTATGTTATCGGAAGTACAGGTGCAGGAAAATCAACTTTTATTAAATTATTGTATCGAGAAGAAAAGGCAACTACAGGAAAAGTTGAGGTAGTTGGTCAAGATGTATCTAAAATAAAAAATAGTAAAGTACCATATTTCCGTCGTAATATTGGGGTAGTATTCCAAAATTTTAGACTATTACCTAAAAAAACTGTTTTTGAAAATGTTGCTTTTGCATTGGAAGTAATTGATACACCTAGAGTAGAAATTCGTCGTAGAGTAAGAGCTACTTTAGAATTAGTTGGACTTGAAGATAAAGTAAATTCTTTTCCACATGAATTATCAGGCGGACAACAGCAACGTGTTGCTATTGCAAGAGCTATCGTAAATAGACCTAAAGTATTGATTGCTGATGAACCAACAGGAAATTTAGATCCTGAAACATCAAAGGAAATCATCAGTTTACTTGAACGAATTAATGAAAAACAAAATACTACAGTATTAGTAGTTACTCATGATAGTAAAATAGTACAAGAACATAAGAAAAGAACTATTTTAATTGAAGATGGATGTGTTAATGCTGATACTAGTTTGGGAGGTTATGAAATTTAA
- a CDS encoding YitT family protein → MKKRVYETIMIIIGNLILAFGLCAFVTPVGLISGGASGIGIAVKSITGINISYTVYVINFIMFVIGFIFLGKKFAFGTLLSTFLYPTFIALFERIPQLANITNDILLSALYGGLCIGLGLGLVLRVGASTGGMDIPPLLVNKKTGISVAWLINIFDCGILLLQVIFCPITIEAVLYGITVVIITTIVVDKVIILGETKIQVLVISPKWQEIRKIIFDDINRGCTLLNVTTGYYQDKQLAVMAVVSKRELHLLNDMILEIDPTAFIISNETHSVKGRGFTLPSVELQKNRDFHN, encoded by the coding sequence ATGAAAAAGCGCGTTTATGAAACAATAATGATTATTATAGGTAATTTAATTTTAGCATTTGGATTATGTGCCTTTGTTACTCCAGTGGGGTTAATTAGTGGCGGTGCATCAGGGATTGGAATCGCAGTTAAATCAATAACTGGTATTAATATTTCATATACTGTGTATGTGATAAATTTTATTATGTTTGTTATTGGTTTCATTTTTTTAGGAAAAAAATTTGCTTTTGGCACTTTATTGAGTACATTTTTATATCCAACATTTATTGCTTTATTTGAAAGAATTCCCCAGCTTGCAAATATCACTAATGATATTTTACTTTCAGCGTTATATGGTGGTTTATGTATTGGATTAGGTTTAGGTTTGGTTTTAAGAGTTGGTGCTAGTACTGGAGGTATGGATATTCCCCCTTTATTAGTGAATAAAAAAACGGGGATCTCAGTCGCTTGGTTAATTAATATATTTGATTGTGGAATATTATTATTGCAAGTTATTTTTTGTCCAATTACGATTGAAGCAGTTTTATATGGGATAACGGTTGTAATTATTACTACGATTGTAGTAGATAAAGTAATTATTCTTGGTGAAACGAAAATACAGGTACTTGTTATTTCACCAAAGTGGCAGGAAATTCGCAAAATAATATTTGATGATATTAACCGTGGATGTACGTTATTAAATGTTACTACTGGATATTATCAAGATAAACAACTTGCAGTCATGGCTGTTGTTTCAAAACGTGAATTACATTTACTAAATGATATGATTTTAGAAATCGACCCTACTGCATTTATTATTAGTAATGAAACACATAGTGTTAAAGGAAGAGGGTTTACATTGCCATCTGTTGAATTACAAAAAAACAGAGATTTTCATAATTGA
- the prfB gene encoding peptide chain release factor 2, producing MELYEIKNGLNKAHLLIEEFYRSIDIESYRREIEGLTIVTEQDNFWDDTNKAKITYDKLNKMKKIVDQYDVLATTLNNLDETYELVKSSEEVEFLEILESDYLKFQEDLDKFEKMMLLSGEHDNLNAIVEIHPGAGGTESQDWAEMLFRMYQRYASRKDWKVEVLDYLDGDVAGIKSVTMLIKGEDVYGHLKAEKGVHRLVRLSPFDSAKRRHTSFASVDVMPEFNNEIEIDIKNEDLKIDTYRASGAGGQHINKTDSAVRITHIPTNIVVTCQSQRSQIKNREQAMIMLKSKLYQLMLEKQASELKELKGEQKEIAWGSQIRSYVLHPYSLVKDNRSNYESSNPKAVLDGDLDGFIYAYLKSTIGG from the coding sequence ATGGAATTATATGAGATTAAAAATGGGCTTAATAAAGCCCATTTATTAATAGAAGAGTTTTATCGTTCAATTGATATTGAAAGCTACCGTAGAGAAATAGAAGGACTTACAATTGTTACTGAACAGGATAATTTTTGGGATGATACAAATAAAGCTAAAATTACTTATGATAAATTAAATAAAATGAAAAAAATCGTTGATCAATATGATGTTTTAGCTACAACATTAAATAATCTTGATGAAACATATGAATTAGTAAAAAGTAGTGAAGAAGTAGAATTTTTGGAAATACTTGAAAGTGATTATCTTAAGTTTCAAGAAGATTTAGATAAATTTGAAAAGATGATGCTTTTATCTGGTGAACATGATAATTTAAATGCGATTGTTGAAATTCATCCTGGAGCTGGAGGAACAGAAAGTCAAGATTGGGCAGAGATGTTATTTAGAATGTATCAACGTTATGCCTCAAGAAAAGATTGGAAAGTTGAAGTGCTTGATTATCTTGATGGTGATGTTGCTGGGATTAAGTCGGTTACAATGCTTATTAAAGGGGAAGATGTATATGGTCATTTAAAAGCTGAAAAAGGTGTTCATCGATTAGTTCGATTATCACCATTTGATTCTGCTAAACGTCGACATACCTCATTTGCATCAGTTGATGTAATGCCTGAGTTTAATAATGAAATTGAGATAGATATAAAAAATGAGGATTTGAAAATTGATACCTATCGTGCTAGTGGTGCAGGTGGTCAACATATTAATAAAACTGATTCAGCAGTTAGAATTACACATATTCCTACTAATATTGTTGTAACTTGTCAAAGTCAGCGTAGCCAGATCAAAAATCGTGAACAAGCAATGATTATGCTTAAAAGTAAACTTTATCAATTAATGTTAGAAAAACAGGCAAGTGAATTAAAAGAGTTAAAAGGGGAACAAAAAGAAATAGCTTGGGGTTCTCAAATTCGTTCGTATGTTTTGCATCCATATTCATTAGTAAAAGATAATCGTAGTAATTATGAATCTAGTAATCCTAAAGCTGTTTTAGATGGGGATCTTGATGGATTTATATATGCCTATTTAAAAAGTACAATAGGAGGATAG
- the secA gene encoding preprotein translocase subunit SecA, which produces MASRKEEIRKEIKKKNEKEGLNPEAVNNIVDLQDQTGEDIKVEDFQGVYDGNVIPFSTTPHSTKKSLIGKIKGIFDDENKQLKKLDKMADQIIALESTYESLTDEQLANKTNEFKEALANGKTLDDIIIDAFAVVREAAYRKLGLKAFKVQLMGGITLHEGDIAEMKTGEGKTLTSIFPVYLNALTGKGVHVVTVNDYLAGRDAANNGQVFNFLGLTVGLNKRELTPAQKQEAHGCDVTYTTNAELGFDYLRDNMVTKLEDKVLVHGLNYALIDEVDSILIDESRTPLIISGGRKNTAALYLQADRFVKSLKADEDYEVDIESKTVALTAQGITKAEKGFKISNLYDPQHTSLVHHINQALKANYAMTRDVEYMIATEDGSRDIRNAKIMIIDQFTGRVMPGRAYSDGLHQAIEAKEGVPIKEETETRATITYQNFFRLFNKLAGMTGTAKTEAEEFRLIYNMRVIEIPTNKPVIRDDRNDKIYSTKVNKFKALCDEVVARNAYGQPILIGTVSVETSEVLSRMLDRRKIKHNVLNAKNHAKEAEIIERAGQRGAVTIATNMAGRGTDIKLGKGVAEIGGLAVIGSERHESRRIDNQLRGRSGRQGDPGYSVFYVSFEDELMERFAGERLKSFTEYLEDDQAIENKVVTKAIESAQKRVEGQNFDSRKHILEYDDVMRQQREIMYKERDDIMSEQSLDDIIKGMFNQAIEMTVKHFTKNDGKHDVIDVEGVVDFVAKNYMLLVEINATNCEALVHDPKKLIDTLTELVYNQYNSRFNTELEPERRLQYERSVLLGVIDYTWINHIDAMTKLRNGIYLRAYAQKDPLAEYTEEAFYMFEQMTMTIADTISRNIIHMGIRPGSEIEQAIPHLKMELTFK; this is translated from the coding sequence ATGGCAAGTAGAAAAGAAGAAATTAGAAAAGAAATAAAAAAGAAGAATGAAAAAGAAGGTCTTAATCCTGAAGCAGTAAATAATATTGTTGATTTACAAGACCAAACTGGTGAAGATATTAAGGTAGAAGATTTCCAAGGGGTATATGATGGAAATGTTATTCCTTTTAGTACAACACCACATTCAACTAAAAAAAGTTTAATTGGAAAAATTAAAGGAATCTTTGATGATGAAAATAAACAATTAAAAAAGCTTGATAAAATGGCAGATCAAATTATTGCCTTAGAGTCAACTTATGAATCTTTAACAGATGAACAATTAGCTAATAAAACAAATGAATTCAAAGAAGCCTTAGCTAATGGAAAAACATTAGATGATATTATTATTGATGCTTTTGCAGTAGTTAGAGAAGCTGCGTATCGTAAATTAGGATTAAAAGCATTTAAAGTACAGTTAATGGGTGGTATTACTTTACACGAAGGTGATATTGCAGAAATGAAAACAGGTGAAGGGAAAACGTTAACATCTATTTTCCCAGTTTATTTAAACGCTTTAACAGGAAAAGGGGTACATGTAGTTACTGTAAATGACTATTTAGCAGGACGTGATGCTGCTAATAATGGTCAGGTATTTAACTTTTTGGGGCTTACAGTTGGTTTAAATAAACGTGAACTTACACCAGCACAAAAACAAGAAGCTCATGGTTGTGATGTTACTTATACAACTAATGCTGAACTTGGATTTGATTATTTAAGAGATAATATGGTGACTAAATTAGAAGATAAAGTATTAGTTCATGGTTTAAATTATGCTTTAATTGACGAAGTTGATTCTATTTTAATTGATGAATCTAGAACACCATTAATTATTTCTGGTGGACGTAAAAATACTGCTGCTTTATATTTACAAGCAGATCGTTTTGTTAAATCATTAAAGGCTGATGAAGATTATGAAGTTGATATCGAAAGTAAAACTGTTGCTTTAACAGCTCAAGGGATTACAAAAGCTGAAAAAGGATTTAAAATTTCAAACTTATATGATCCACAACATACATCATTAGTTCATCATATTAATCAAGCATTAAAAGCTAACTATGCAATGACTCGTGATGTCGAATATATGATTGCTACTGAAGATGGTAGTCGTGATATTAGAAATGCTAAAATTATGATTATTGATCAATTTACTGGACGTGTAATGCCAGGACGTGCTTATTCTGATGGTTTACATCAAGCTATTGAAGCTAAAGAAGGGGTACCAATTAAAGAAGAAACTGAGACACGTGCTACAATTACATATCAAAATTTCTTTAGATTATTTAATAAATTAGCAGGGATGACTGGTACTGCAAAAACAGAAGCAGAAGAATTTAGATTGATTTATAACATGCGTGTTATTGAAATTCCAACTAATAAACCAGTTATTCGTGATGATCGTAATGATAAAATCTATTCAACAAAAGTTAATAAATTTAAAGCGTTATGTGATGAAGTTGTTGCTCGTAATGCATATGGTCAACCTATTTTGATTGGTACAGTTTCTGTAGAAACATCAGAAGTGTTATCAAGAATGTTAGATCGTCGCAAAATTAAACATAACGTATTAAACGCTAAAAACCATGCTAAAGAAGCTGAAATTATTGAAAGAGCTGGTCAACGTGGAGCTGTTACGATTGCAACTAACATGGCTGGTCGTGGTACTGACATCAAATTAGGTAAAGGTGTTGCTGAAATTGGTGGTTTAGCTGTTATTGGTTCTGAACGTCATGAATCTAGACGTATTGACAATCAGTTGAGAGGACGTTCTGGTCGTCAAGGAGATCCAGGATATTCAGTGTTCTATGTATCTTTTGAAGATGAATTGATGGAACGTTTTGCAGGTGAAAGATTAAAATCATTTACAGAATATTTAGAAGATGATCAGGCAATTGAAAATAAAGTTGTTACAAAAGCTATTGAAAGTGCTCAAAAACGTGTAGAAGGTCAAAACTTTGATTCTCGTAAACATATTCTTGAATATGATGATGTAATGCGTCAACAACGTGAAATTATGTATAAAGAACGTGATGATATTATGTCTGAACAAAGTTTGGATGATATTATTAAGGGAATGTTTAATCAAGCAATTGAAATGACTGTAAAACATTTTACTAAAAATGATGGTAAACATGATGTGATTGATGTTGAGGGAGTTGTTGATTTTGTTGCCAAAAACTATATGTTATTGGTAGAAATTAATGCTACTAATTGTGAAGCATTAGTGCATGATCCTAAAAAATTAATTGATACACTTACTGAATTGGTATATAATCAATATAATAGTCGTTTTAATACAGAGTTAGAACCAGAAAGAAGATTACAATATGAAAGAAGTGTTCTTTTAGGAGTAATTGATTATACATGGATTAATCATATTGATGCTATGACTAAATTGCGTAACGGTATTTACTTAAGAGCTTATGCTCAGAAAGATCCATTAGCAGAATATACCGAAGAAGCATTCTATATGTTTGAACAGATGACTATGACAATTGCAGATACTATTTCTCGTAATATTATTCATATGGGTATTCGTCCAGGTAGTGAAATTGAACAAGCTATCCCACATTTAAAGATGGAACTTACTTTTAAATAA
- a CDS encoding phosphatase, protein MKKIVADIHMHTIVSGHAYGTIREMVLSAKKQNLYLIGISEHGPGIPGTVNPFYYSNLEVITKIIDGIEVIHGCEINVLNGGRLSLEQDYIDYLDYAIVGIHRQCYKDEGIDKNTDNIIECMKNEKVFFVSHPDDDHTPLDYIRLVQAAKQYHVALEVNNSSLVKKKYRLNCYSNYEKMLSLCQEYQVPIIISSDAHDPSWVGKFDLAYELLEKLKIDEKLILNNDIDKLKKFIRISSHKSIL, encoded by the coding sequence ATGAAAAAAATAGTTGCGGATATTCATATGCATACTATTGTTAGTGGACATGCATATGGTACAATTAGAGAAATGGTATTATCAGCAAAAAAACAAAATTTATATTTAATCGGGATAAGTGAACATGGACCTGGTATACCTGGTACAGTAAATCCATTTTATTATTCTAATTTAGAAGTTATTACCAAAATAATTGATGGAATAGAAGTTATTCATGGATGTGAAATTAATGTATTAAATGGAGGGAGACTTTCTCTTGAACAAGATTATATAGATTATTTAGATTATGCAATCGTAGGTATTCATAGACAGTGTTATAAAGATGAGGGAATAGATAAGAATACAGATAATATTATTGAATGTATGAAAAATGAAAAAGTATTTTTTGTTTCTCATCCTGATGATGATCATACGCCATTAGACTATATTAGATTGGTGCAAGCTGCAAAACAATATCATGTAGCTTTAGAGGTAAATAATAGCTCATTAGTGAAGAAAAAATATAGGCTTAATTGTTATAGTAATTATGAAAAAATGTTAAGTCTTTGTCAGGAATATCAAGTTCCTATAATAATAAGTTCAGATGCTCATGATCCAAGTTGGGTTGGAAAATTTGATTTAGCTTATGAATTGTTGGAAAAGTTGAAAATAGATGAAAAATTGATATTAAATAATGATATTGATAAGTTGAAAAAGTTTATTAGAATAAGTTCACATAAAAGTATTTTGTAG
- a CDS encoding cold-shock protein has translation MQGKVKWFNAEKGFGFIDRGEGKDVFVHYSQIEQDGYKTLNEGELVEFDLYQSERGMQAKHVVKI, from the coding sequence ATGCAAGGAAAAGTAAAATGGTTTAATGCTGAAAAAGGTTTTGGATTCATTGATCGTGGTGAGGGAAAAGATGTTTTTGTTCATTATAGTCAAATTGAACAAGATGGATATAAGACATTAAACGAAGGCGAATTAGTTGAATTTGATCTTTATCAAAGTGAACGTGGTATGCAAGCCAAGCATGTTGTTAAAATATAA
- a CDS encoding DEAD/DEAH box helicase family protein: MICPRCKNQDPKYFYTFNNTSYCRKCIHIGLANETISNTVKKVNLNADFKLDYQLTPLQEKLSNELLNRYKKHQNTILKAVCGAGKTEITYALIKYALNSGHNVCFTTPRKELVIELAKRFESQFTNVTITCVYGGHTTKTDGQFIICTTHQLYRYPNFFDLLILDEYDAFPYANNEVLKAFLKNSIKGNYVYMSATLLKTPDLSMTKRYHGYPLDIPKCYISNTLLMYIIAVKLILKFKKENKPVLIFVPTIKLTNTAYRYFSVLGIKTKPVSSRTKNIHMLINDLKSGKLDALITTTILERGITISNIQVIILYGDNRIYETATLIQICGRVGRKANFPTGSISIFTPYKTKAIKECIETIKKDNV; encoded by the coding sequence ATGATATGTCCACGTTGTAAGAATCAAGATCCAAAATATTTTTATACTTTTAATAACACTTCTTATTGTCGTAAATGTATTCATATCGGTTTAGCAAATGAAACAATTTCAAATACTGTTAAAAAAGTAAACTTGAATGCTGACTTTAAATTAGATTATCAGTTAACTCCCCTTCAAGAAAAATTATCAAACGAATTATTGAATCGCTACAAAAAACACCAAAATACAATTTTAAAAGCCGTATGCGGAGCTGGTAAAACCGAGATAACTTATGCATTAATTAAATATGCTTTAAACTCTGGTCATAACGTTTGTTTTACCACACCTCGAAAAGAATTAGTAATTGAACTTGCAAAAAGATTTGAAAGTCAATTTACTAATGTAACAATTACTTGTGTTTATGGTGGTCATACAACAAAAACTGATGGTCAATTTATTATTTGTACAACCCATCAATTATATAGATATCCAAATTTCTTCGATTTATTAATATTAGATGAATACGATGCTTTCCCTTATGCAAATAATGAAGTCTTAAAAGCATTTTTAAAAAACAGTATCAAAGGTAATTACGTCTATATGTCTGCTACGTTATTAAAAACACCTGATTTATCAATGACAAAACGATATCACGGATATCCACTAGATATTCCTAAATGTTATATATCAAATACATTATTAATGTACATTATCGCAGTTAAACTGATCTTAAAATTCAAAAAAGAAAACAAACCAGTTTTAATCTTTGTACCAACAATAAAGCTAACAAACACAGCTTATCGATATTTCAGCGTTCTAGGAATCAAAACTAAACCCGTAAGTTCTAGAACCAAAAACATTCACATGTTAATAAATGATCTAAAATCAGGTAAACTAGATGCTCTTATCACTACAACAATTTTAGAAAGAGGCATTACTATTAGCAACATACAAGTAATTATACTCTATGGTGATAATCGTATTTATGAAACAGCAACATTGATTCAAATATGTGGAAGAGTCGGGAGAAAAGCTAATTTTCCTACTGGATCAATTAGCATCTTTACTCCATATAAAACTAAGGCGATTAAAGAATGTATCGAAACAATCAAAAAAGACAATGTTTGA
- a CDS encoding ComF family protein: MYRNNQKRQCLICFNDINRVPSLYHLIYQPSLCLHCLNQFELYNECHIYQGYPLTILYYYNDFFKKTLFQYKGQGDYALKDAFFNVFLNFKYKYRKHLIVTVPSSKKDNQKRQFNPNEMLVKNFSNNIFTGLYKTNDYKQTTQTNRTLVKKIIKIENGKQLYNQDVLIFDDVITSGNTITTCIKIVESYHPKSITLLVMASNQLNELFQ; this comes from the coding sequence ATGTATCGAAACAATCAAAAAAGACAATGTTTGATTTGTTTCAATGACATTAATCGAGTTCCTAGTCTCTATCATCTAATTTATCAGCCATCTCTATGTTTACATTGCCTTAACCAATTTGAATTGTATAATGAATGTCATATTTATCAGGGATATCCTTTAACAATTTTATATTATTATAATGATTTTTTTAAAAAAACTTTATTCCAATACAAAGGACAAGGAGATTATGCTTTAAAAGATGCTTTCTTTAACGTATTTTTAAATTTTAAGTACAAATATCGTAAACATCTTATTGTAACTGTCCCTAGCAGTAAAAAAGATAACCAAAAAAGACAATTCAACCCCAATGAAATGTTAGTTAAAAACTTCAGTAATAATATATTTACCGGATTATACAAAACAAATGATTATAAACAAACTACACAAACTAATCGTACTCTTGTAAAAAAAATAATCAAGATTGAAAATGGCAAACAATTATACAATCAAGATGTATTGATTTTTGATGATGTAATTACATCAGGTAATACTATTACTACCTGTATAAAAATTGTCGAATCTTATCATCCTAAATCAATTACTTTACTAGTTATGGCAAGCAATCAGCTAAATGAATTATTTCAATAA
- a CDS encoding MarR family winged helix-turn-helix transcriptional regulator: protein MNKRLDAIEIVIDVFNEAMAIQDLYLRKSKFKELSMSETHVIDAVNKLEIPSMTNVANKLNITTGTLTTAVKRIIEKGFLVKKRSKKDQRVYYLKLTKKGFEALKIHDQFHKELADLYQSAIPEEHVEWLLQTLKQIKINLDNYRQELEDK, encoded by the coding sequence ATGAATAAACGCTTAGATGCAATAGAAATAGTCATTGATGTTTTTAATGAGGCAATGGCTATTCAAGACTTATATTTAAGAAAAAGTAAATTTAAAGAATTATCGATGAGTGAAACACACGTAATTGATGCAGTTAATAAATTAGAAATTCCCTCAATGACAAATGTTGCAAATAAACTAAATATTACTACAGGAACTTTGACAACAGCAGTTAAGCGAATAATTGAAAAAGGTTTTTTAGTAAAAAAACGCTCAAAAAAAGATCAACGTGTGTATTATTTAAAACTAACTAAAAAAGGTTTTGAAGCTTTAAAAATTCATGATCAATTTCACAAGGAATTAGCGGATTTATATCAAAGTGCTATTCCAGAAGAACATGTTGAATGGTTATTGCAAACTTTAAAACAAATAAAAATTAATTTAGATAATTATCGTCAAGAACTTGAAGATAAGTAA
- a CDS encoding ClC family H(+)/Cl(-) exchange transporter: MKKNLINILNFKQFKIVLLLEGLLVGIISGLVIVGYRICLSNGASLLQQVLSFCKQSFLTIILWFIVLIIIAFIVSKLVDNEPLISGSGIPQLEGEIAGKIDAKWWRVLINKFIGGFLTNFCGLALGREGPSIQLGAMSAKGIGKILKRGKTEERYLLTCGASAGLAAAFHAPLAGVIFALEEVHKHFSAPLLISVMTSSIAADYVMSSILGMDPVFSFKLVGALPSKYYWMIIILGIILGLAGAFYNKALLYVQSLYNKNDQLKTFHKLLIPFILAGILGFLTPQLLGSGDTLVDLLIEGKLTALMIVTLLVGKFAFAIICFGSGAPGGIFFPLLVIGCLIGGLFGIFAVNFLNLDPNYINNFILLAMAGYFTAIVRAPVTGIILIFEMTGSLSHLLPITTVSIIAYIVADLLKSKPIYESLLENLLKKRNFSVYKGVGEKVLLDFMINVDSYLDNHQIKDINWPKNCLIVSLHRDGKEFIPKGDTYLKASDIIIVMCDKADESYIYDAVSSLATEN; this comes from the coding sequence ATGAAAAAAAATCTCATTAATATATTAAATTTTAAACAATTTAAAATTGTTTTACTATTAGAGGGATTATTAGTTGGAATAATCAGTGGTTTAGTAATTGTTGGTTATCGAATTTGTCTTAGTAATGGAGCATCATTATTACAGCAAGTTTTATCATTTTGTAAGCAATCATTTCTTACCATTATATTATGGTTTATTGTACTAATTATAATCGCTTTTATTGTTTCAAAATTAGTAGATAATGAACCGTTAATTTCAGGAAGTGGTATTCCTCAATTAGAGGGTGAGATTGCTGGTAAAATCGATGCTAAATGGTGGCGCGTACTAATAAACAAATTTATTGGCGGTTTTTTAACAAATTTTTGTGGACTTGCATTAGGTCGTGAAGGACCATCAATTCAACTTGGTGCTATGAGTGCTAAAGGGATTGGAAAAATTTTAAAACGCGGTAAAACCGAGGAACGTTATTTACTTACATGCGGTGCTAGTGCTGGTCTAGCTGCAGCATTTCATGCTCCATTAGCTGGAGTAATCTTTGCTTTAGAAGAAGTTCACAAACATTTTTCCGCACCATTACTTATTTCTGTAATGACATCATCAATTGCTGCTGATTATGTAATGAGTAGTATTTTAGGAATGGATCCAGTTTTTTCTTTTAAATTAGTTGGGGCACTACCATCAAAATATTATTGGATGATTATAATTTTAGGAATAATTTTAGGACTTGCTGGGGCTTTTTATAATAAAGCATTATTGTATGTTCAAAGTCTATATAACAAAAATGATCAATTAAAAACTTTCCATAAATTATTAATTCCATTTATTTTAGCTGGAATTCTTGGTTTTCTAACACCTCAATTATTAGGTAGTGGCGATACATTAGTTGATTTACTAATTGAAGGAAAATTAACTGCATTAATGATCGTGACGCTTTTAGTTGGAAAATTTGCATTTGCCATTATTTGTTTTGGTTCAGGAGCTCCTGGAGGAATCTTTTTCCCATTGCTCGTTATTGGCTGTTTAATTGGTGGTCTATTTGGAATATTTGCTGTTAATTTTTTAAATTTGGACCCTAATTATATCAATAATTTCATTTTATTAGCAATGGCAGGATATTTTACTGCAATTGTTAGAGCTCCAGTTACTGGAATAATATTAATCTTTGAAATGACTGGTTCACTTAGTCATTTACTCCCAATAACAACAGTAAGTATTATTGCATATATTGTTGCGGATTTATTAAAATCTAAGCCAATATATGAAAGTCTATTGGAAAACTTATTAAAAAAACGTAATTTTTCAGTTTATAAAGGTGTTGGAGAGAAAGTACTTCTAGATTTTATGATCAACGTTGATTCATATTTGGACAATCATCAAATCAAAGATATTAATTGGCCTAAAAATTGTTTAATTGTTTCTTTACATCGCGATGGTAAAGAATTTATTCCTAAAGGAGATACATATTTAAAAGCTAGTGATATAATTATTGTTATGTGCGATAAAGCAGATGAAAGCTATATCTATGATGCAGTTTCATCACTTGCAACTGAAAATTAA
- a CDS encoding S-ribosylhomocysteine lyase — protein MERITSFSVDHTKLDKGIYISRVDDNLTTYDIRMTVPNLQPALDPKAAHTIEHIGATLLRNGEHKDKIIYFGPMGCMTGFYLITKELDLNQVIKIVRDIYDQISKWDQEIPGAKKEECGNYTFMDLNKAKESAKEFVNSKWHHQYHYL, from the coding sequence ATGGAACGAATAACAAGTTTTAGTGTAGATCATACAAAATTAGATAAAGGAATTTATATTTCAAGAGTGGATGATAATTTAACAACTTATGATATTAGAATGACTGTTCCTAATTTACAACCTGCTTTAGATCCTAAGGCTGCACACACAATCGAACATATTGGCGCTACTTTGCTTAGAAATGGTGAGCATAAAGATAAAATAATTTATTTTGGGCCAATGGGATGTATGACAGGATTTTATTTAATAACTAAAGAACTTGATTTAAATCAAGTAATTAAAATAGTTAGAGATATTTATGATCAAATTTCAAAATGGGATCAAGAAATTCCTGGTGCTAAAAAGGAAGAATGTGGAAATTATACTTTTATGGATTTAAATAAAGCAAAAGAATCAGCTAAAGAGTTTGTAAATAGTAAATGGCATCATCAATATCATTATTTATAA